A genomic window from Methanobacterium sp. BRmetb2 includes:
- a CDS encoding aliphatic sulfonate ABC transporter substrate-binding protein — MGRYQLILLFLIVILVLVGAWQVSISNDPDIITVGYIPCDHSAALFVAEANNTYEKEGLNVKSTQLATGSDIISALSSGKLDVGYLGITPTLQAISQGVPIKIVGAVNLDGTGIVVQKNSKIQKIPDLEGKTVATPGVSSIQDILLLYELQKYNMTSDDLNIVSMNIYVIPSALAADKIDAYIAYEPFVSIARYRNTGQVMMYSGEIINNHPCCVIVAREDFIKEHPDELQKFLKIHHTTTEYVKSHPEDSAEMVSQEIVTNSKVEQMAMKNVIYVSLLDEKFQQSVIDFMIMENKLGYLNKTLTAEQLFDTRFLGG; from the coding sequence ATGGGCCGCTATCAGCTGATTCTTTTGTTTTTAATAGTTATCCTGGTCTTGGTGGGGGCCTGGCAAGTCTCCATATCCAACGACCCGGATATCATAACTGTGGGTTATATACCCTGTGATCATTCTGCTGCTTTATTTGTAGCTGAAGCGAATAACACCTACGAAAAAGAAGGTTTAAACGTTAAATCCACTCAATTAGCAACAGGTTCTGACATAATTAGTGCTCTTTCCAGTGGTAAATTGGATGTTGGGTATTTGGGAATTACTCCCACACTTCAAGCCATCAGTCAGGGGGTTCCCATTAAAATAGTGGGGGCTGTTAACCTAGATGGCACGGGCATAGTAGTTCAAAAAAATTCTAAAATTCAAAAAATACCTGATTTGGAGGGTAAAACTGTAGCAACTCCTGGTGTAAGTTCCATTCAAGACATTCTCTTACTTTATGAATTGCAAAAGTATAATATGACATCAGATGATCTTAATATTGTATCCATGAACATTTACGTGATCCCATCGGCTCTAGCTGCAGATAAAATTGATGCTTATATAGCATACGAACCATTTGTATCCATAGCTCGTTACCGAAATACGGGTCAGGTAATGATGTACTCGGGGGAAATAATAAACAATCATCCTTGCTGTGTGATTGTAGCTCGAGAAGATTTTATTAAGGAACATCCTGATGAATTACAAAAATTCCTTAAAATTCATCATACAACCACGGAGTATGTTAAATCCCATCCAGAAGATTCTGCAGAAATGGTATCTCAAGAAATAGTCACAAACAGTAAAGTGGAACAAATGGCTATGAAGAATGTTATATATGTATCATTATTAGATGAAAAATTCCAACAAAGCGTCATAGATTTCATGATAATGGAAAATAAGTTAGGATATCTTAATAAAACATTAACTGCAGAACAACTATTTGACACTCGATTTTTAGGTGGTTAG
- a CDS encoding ABC transporter permease, translated as MSYLSLILKNPFRNKTRSSLAIIGIAIGIATIVGLGLLTGGLKASTESKLKAGAAEITVVQANSGMGIVGSTGTIDESRVADIQELSGVKDVAGVLTTTYMDSNSSGGSFRSGQIFITGINSNKLNLANIESVNGTIFSNGNTNEIIMGKTASENLNKTVGDTINLFGTEFKITGTFESGNIMTDSGIFMSLDTLQSLTNKTGTVSTIYVKIADNANVTTVSKAIDNAYPNELSASSAAAQANRMNEALSTIDTATWAISLLAIFIGAVGVINTMIMSVYERTREIGVLKAVGWKEHRILGMILGESIVLTLIAAVVGSILGIVAVTVGLMLISNVGSVITPVYSVDLFLRAFAVALFVGIIGGIYPAYRASRLPPTEALRYE; from the coding sequence ATGTCTTATTTATCACTAATTCTGAAAAATCCCTTCAGAAATAAAACAAGAAGTTCCCTTGCAATTATCGGGATTGCAATTGGAATAGCGACCATCGTAGGGTTGGGTCTCCTAACTGGTGGTCTAAAAGCCTCCACAGAATCTAAACTCAAAGCAGGGGCAGCTGAAATTACAGTTGTTCAGGCCAACAGTGGAATGGGTATTGTTGGTAGCACTGGTACTATTGATGAGAGTAGGGTGGCGGATATTCAAGAATTAAGCGGCGTTAAAGATGTTGCCGGAGTTTTAACCACAACTTATATGGATTCAAATTCAAGCGGCGGCAGTTTTAGGTCTGGACAGATATTTATCACAGGAATCAATAGTAACAAATTAAATCTTGCCAATATTGAGAGTGTTAACGGAACTATTTTCTCTAACGGAAACACAAATGAGATAATAATGGGTAAAACTGCTTCTGAAAACCTTAATAAAACAGTGGGAGATACCATCAACCTTTTTGGTACTGAATTCAAAATTACGGGAACATTTGAAAGTGGAAATATCATGACGGATAGTGGCATTTTCATGTCATTAGATACACTACAGAGTTTAACCAACAAAACAGGCACAGTCAGTACTATATATGTTAAGATAGCAGACAATGCCAACGTCACAACTGTGAGTAAAGCAATTGACAATGCTTATCCTAATGAACTCTCAGCTTCTTCAGCAGCAGCACAAGCAAACAGAATGAATGAAGCATTAAGTACCATAGATACTGCAACATGGGCAATTTCTCTTTTAGCAATCTTTATCGGTGCAGTTGGAGTTATAAATACCATGATAATGTCAGTTTACGAGAGAACTAGAGAGATAGGGGTTCTAAAAGCTGTGGGTTGGAAAGAACACAGAATACTAGGAATGATACTGGGAGAATCAATAGTTTTAACATTAATAGCAGCTGTTGTTGGTTCAATATTAGGAATAGTAGCTGTAACAGTCGGGTTAATGCTTATTTCAAATGTCGGATCAGTGATTACTCCTGTATATTCAGTGGACTTATTTTTAAGAGCTTTTGCTGTAGCACTATTTGTGGGAATAATAGGTGGAATATACCCAGCATATCGGGCATCAAGGTTACCACCGACTGAGGCGTTGCGTTATGAATAA
- a CDS encoding lipoprotein-releasing system ATP-binding protein LolD, with the protein MNNENIIEIKNLKKSYDHGKIKALNGIDLNVQKGEFVSIMGQSGSGKSTLLNMIGALDQADEGSIQVADKDLMKTKNLNEFRSKEIGFVFQMHNLIPNLTVLENVQIPMFERNLSSTEMDKRAKNLLKSVELEDRMNQTPNKLSGGERQRVAIARALVNHPSIILADEPTGSLDSKTGDVILNLIKDIHQKENVTLVMVTHEAYVANMADRTITVLDGKVQGDN; encoded by the coding sequence ATGAATAATGAAAATATTATTGAGATTAAAAATCTTAAAAAAAGTTACGACCATGGGAAAATAAAGGCATTAAACGGAATAGACCTAAATGTTCAAAAAGGAGAGTTTGTATCCATAATGGGACAGTCTGGTTCTGGAAAATCAACTTTACTCAACATGATAGGGGCCTTAGACCAGGCGGATGAAGGATCAATACAAGTAGCAGATAAGGATCTTATGAAAACCAAAAACTTGAATGAATTTCGATCAAAAGAAATTGGGTTTGTATTCCAGATGCACAATTTGATACCTAATTTAACTGTCCTGGAGAATGTGCAAATACCTATGTTTGAAAGAAACTTATCATCAACTGAAATGGATAAAAGAGCCAAAAATCTTTTAAAATCAGTGGAACTAGAAGATAGAATGAATCAAACACCCAACAAACTTTCTGGAGGGGAAAGACAGAGAGTGGCCATAGCCAGAGCCTTAGTAAACCATCCATCCATAATACTGGCCGACGAACCAACAGGATCCCTGGATTCCAAGACTGGTGATGTAATCCTAAATTTAATAAAGGATATTCACCAGAAAGAGAATGTAACTTTGGTTATGGTAACCCACGAGGCTTACGTGGCAAATATGGCGGACCGAACAATAACTGTGCTTGATGGGAAAGTTCAAGGAGATAATTAA
- a CDS encoding ABC transporter permease: MRKIIYSLILPILIIVVWAILTTFTGYIPSYILPSPSEVFQSFLELIYNGSLLEATIYTLTQVFFGLIVSAAVAIPLGILMGWSRKVEGLFGLIVGILRPIPPIAWIPFAILWFGIGMTSSIFIIFAGSVFPILINTIDGVKRIDPVLPEAAYTLGATEFQTIRKVVLPAALPNIITGLKVGVGIGLMCTVAAEMIGSNNGLGYIILTSTSMLNTGAAIVGMLTIGIIGLGLDYLFNRVEKDLR, translated from the coding sequence TTGAGAAAAATAATTTACTCCCTAATATTACCCATTCTAATTATCGTGGTCTGGGCCATTCTCACCACCTTCACCGGATATATACCTTCTTATATTTTACCTAGTCCTTCAGAGGTCTTCCAGTCTTTTTTGGAACTTATTTACAACGGTAGTTTACTGGAAGCTACTATTTATACATTAACTCAAGTTTTTTTTGGTTTAATTGTTTCCGCAGCTGTTGCCATTCCTCTGGGCATATTAATGGGATGGTCACGTAAGGTTGAAGGACTTTTTGGATTAATAGTTGGAATCTTAAGGCCAATTCCACCAATAGCATGGATACCTTTTGCCATCTTATGGTTTGGAATAGGGATGACTTCTTCAATTTTCATTATTTTCGCAGGAAGTGTTTTCCCCATACTAATAAATACTATTGACGGGGTTAAAAGAATAGACCCTGTGTTACCAGAGGCGGCTTATACTTTGGGGGCCACTGAATTCCAAACCATTAGAAAAGTTGTACTACCTGCAGCGTTACCTAACATTATAACCGGACTCAAGGTAGGGGTGGGTATTGGACTTATGTGTACTGTAGCTGCAGAGATGATAGGATCCAATAATGGTTTAGGATATATCATACTGACTTCAACAAGCATGTTAAACACTGGAGCCGCGATTGTAGGTATGCTGACCATTGGAATCATTGGTCTAGGTCTAGATTACCTTTTTAACAGAGTGGAGAAAGATCTAAGATGA
- a CDS encoding ABC transporter permease, producing the protein MSYFSLILKNPFRNRTRTSLAIVGIAIGIATIVALGLITGGLKASTETTLKAGGAEITVLQNNSGQFMNGRIDENRVDEIKEISGVKDTAGILRAQVEVPGADFPLSLTGIKVEKLILANIDSVTGTKFSNGSQDEVIIGKTASETLNKGVGDTIVLFGKNFKITGIFETGSFIQDAGAYMSLDTLQNLTSREGEVSMIYVKITDNANITQVSKRIEDAYPNELTTTTAMAQASRINTGLSAIDTATWAISLLAIIIGGIGVINTMIMSVYERTREIGVLKAVGWKGRRILGMILGEAIVLTLIAGVVGTVMGIIAVEVLLSISPTTSFIEPVFSMDIFIRAFGIAFLVGVIGGLYPAYRASKLAPTEALRYE; encoded by the coding sequence ATGTCATATTTTTCTTTAATACTGAAAAACCCATTCAGAAATAGAACCAGAACTTCTCTGGCAATAGTAGGAATTGCCATTGGAATCGCCACTATTGTGGCATTAGGTCTAATTACTGGAGGTCTTAAAGCATCTACTGAAACTACTCTAAAAGCGGGAGGTGCTGAAATTACAGTTCTCCAAAACAATTCTGGACAGTTCATGAATGGGCGCATTGATGAAAATCGCGTCGATGAAATTAAGGAGATATCTGGAGTTAAGGATACTGCAGGAATTTTAAGAGCCCAGGTTGAAGTACCTGGCGCAGATTTCCCTTTATCTCTAACTGGTATTAAAGTAGAAAAGTTGATCTTGGCCAACATTGACAGTGTCACTGGAACAAAATTTTCTAATGGAAGTCAGGACGAGGTTATAATTGGCAAAACTGCATCTGAAACCCTTAATAAAGGTGTTGGGGATACTATAGTTCTTTTTGGTAAGAACTTCAAAATAACTGGTATTTTTGAAACAGGAAGTTTTATCCAGGATGCAGGGGCCTACATGTCTTTAGATACTCTTCAAAATCTTACCTCAAGGGAGGGAGAAGTTAGTATGATATACGTTAAGATCACCGACAATGCTAACATTACTCAGGTAAGTAAAAGAATTGAAGATGCTTATCCAAATGAATTAACCACCACCACGGCCATGGCCCAGGCCAGCAGAATAAACACAGGATTAAGTGCAATAGACACTGCTACATGGGCTATTTCACTCCTTGCAATTATAATAGGGGGAATAGGCGTTATAAATACCATGATAATGTCAGTTTACGAGAGAACCCGGGAAATCGGAGTTTTAAAAGCAGTAGGATGGAAGGGCCGCAGAATACTGGGAATGATCTTGGGTGAAGCAATTGTATTAACATTAATTGCTGGAGTGGTAGGTACAGTAATGGGTATAATTGCAGTTGAGGTTTTATTGTCCATTTCACCAACTACCAGTTTCATTGAACCGGTTTTTTCTATGGATATATTTATTAGGGCGTTTGGTATTGCTTTTCTTGTAGGTGTTATAGGAGGTTTATATCCTGCTTATCGAGCTTCAAAACTTGCTCCAACCGAGGCGCTGCGTTATGAATGA
- a CDS encoding N-ethylammeline chlorohydrolase — protein sequence MENKSILIKDIAILGGDLKKGSVLIENDKITTINDKLNSKDADEVINGYKKVLMPGFVNTHTHVPMTLMRGLADDLPLDTWLNEYIWPMEANLSGEYCYAGALLGCLEMIKSGTTTFNDMYFYMDDVARAVEESGLRSVLSHGMIDLFDEEKRKNEFKESIRIIKKCHNTAEGRIQVAFGPHSTYTCSPELLEEVRKKADKYGVNIHIHVCETQNEVEQVIAAQGKRPFEYLDELGFLGEDVIAAHAVWLSEEEKNIIKNNNVKLSHNPSSNMKLASGISPVDELIKRGVCVSLGTDGAASNNNLDMVEEMKIAALLQKVHNLDSMALSAKKVFEMSTINGARTLGLENEIGTIEVGKKADVILADMNSAHLTPYRHPISHLVYAANGSDINTVICNGEILMKDKEVVTLEEAVVIDIAENAAAELLSKS from the coding sequence ATGGAGAATAAAAGTATTTTAATCAAAGACATTGCAATACTGGGTGGAGATCTAAAAAAAGGATCAGTACTGATTGAAAATGACAAAATCACTACAATTAACGATAAATTAAATTCAAAAGATGCTGATGAAGTTATAAACGGCTATAAAAAAGTATTAATGCCAGGCTTTGTTAATACCCATACTCATGTTCCAATGACATTAATGAGAGGTCTTGCTGATGATTTACCATTGGATACTTGGCTAAATGAATATATATGGCCTATGGAGGCTAATTTAAGTGGGGAGTATTGTTATGCTGGTGCCCTGTTGGGTTGTTTAGAAATGATTAAATCAGGTACCACCACCTTTAACGACATGTACTTTTACATGGATGATGTGGCCCGTGCAGTAGAAGAGTCTGGACTGCGCTCAGTACTATCCCATGGTATGATAGATCTTTTTGATGAAGAAAAAAGGAAAAATGAATTTAAAGAAAGTATCAGAATAATTAAAAAATGCCATAACACTGCTGAAGGACGTATACAAGTTGCATTTGGCCCGCACAGCACATATACTTGTTCCCCAGAACTACTTGAAGAGGTTCGAAAAAAAGCAGATAAGTATGGAGTAAATATTCATATACATGTTTGTGAAACCCAAAACGAGGTAGAACAAGTTATAGCGGCCCAGGGAAAGAGACCTTTTGAATACCTGGATGAGTTGGGATTTTTAGGCGAAGATGTAATTGCAGCCCATGCTGTTTGGCTCAGTGAAGAGGAAAAAAATATAATTAAAAACAATAATGTCAAACTATCCCATAATCCTTCAAGTAATATGAAATTAGCTTCTGGAATATCACCAGTAGATGAGTTAATTAAAAGAGGAGTCTGTGTTTCTTTAGGAACTGACGGTGCGGCTTCAAACAATAATTTAGATATGGTAGAGGAGATGAAAATCGCCGCCCTACTGCAAAAAGTACATAATCTTGATTCAATGGCGTTATCCGCAAAAAAAGTATTTGAAATGAGTACAATTAATGGTGCCCGTACTTTGGGACTTGAAAATGAGATAGGAACAATTGAAGTAGGTAAAAAAGCAGATGTAATATTAGCAGATATGAATTCAGCACACTTAACACCATATAGACATCCAATTTCCCATTTAGTATACGCTGCTAATGGTTCCGATATCAATACTGTGATATGTAATGGAGAAATTTTAATGAAAGATAAAGAGGTAGTCACTCTTGAAGAAGCAGTTGTGATAGATATTGCTGAAAATGCAGCAGCAGAACTATTATCTAAATCTTAA
- a CDS encoding nitrate ABC transporter ATP-binding protein, whose protein sequence is MITLKNVSKTFNHNGKALEILKDINLKVVDGEFLCVLGPSGCGKTTLLRMMAGLDFPTSGEIREGDKIVSAPTRGRGFVFQQYSLFPWMNVLDNVSFGLELRGIAKKERYIQSRKYLKMVGLLPFQDSYPHELSGGMKQRVAIARCLVNKTRILLMDEPFSALDVQTREKLQGELVKIWENEKKTVVFVTHSVDEAVFLADRIVVLSSGPGCVLQNIPIKMKRIRDRTSYEFLDIKKYIINLLND, encoded by the coding sequence ATGATAACTCTAAAAAATGTTTCTAAAACTTTTAATCACAATGGAAAAGCCTTGGAAATTTTAAAAGATATCAATCTTAAAGTCGTTGATGGAGAATTTTTATGTGTTTTAGGACCTTCTGGTTGTGGCAAAACTACTTTACTACGTATGATGGCTGGTTTAGATTTCCCTACGAGCGGCGAAATTAGGGAGGGTGATAAAATAGTGAGTGCTCCCACCAGAGGTCGGGGTTTTGTTTTCCAACAATATTCACTTTTTCCCTGGATGAATGTGCTGGATAATGTTAGTTTTGGTCTGGAATTAAGGGGTATTGCCAAAAAGGAGCGTTATATTCAATCACGAAAATATTTGAAAATGGTGGGACTTCTTCCCTTTCAGGATAGTTATCCCCATGAACTTTCAGGGGGCATGAAGCAGAGGGTTGCCATAGCCCGTTGTCTGGTAAACAAAACCCGTATCTTATTGATGGATGAGCCTTTTTCTGCATTAGATGTTCAAACCAGAGAGAAATTACAAGGAGAGCTTGTAAAAATTTGGGAAAATGAGAAAAAGACGGTAGTGTTTGTGACCCACTCGGTTGATGAGGCAGTGTTCCTTGCAGATCGAATAGTTGTTCTCAGCAGTGGTCCGGGATGTGTACTCCAAAATATTCCTATTAAAATGAAAAGAATTCGGGATAGGACTTCATATGAATTTTTAGACATTAAAAAATACATAATTAATTTGTTGAATGATTAA
- a CDS encoding haloacid dehalogenase translates to MTNSILALFDIDGTLVRGARCHYQAFVHAVGKFYGMKEDISGINYAGKTDPQILREVLELGKFKEDTIKKNFQNCLDYMIQYYLENVHLENVKALDGAKNLLNLLEKEEVLLGLTTGNLEPIAYAKLNRAGLDEYFPFGGFGSDYAERSLLVKKAIKVARYEFNFKGDEIFVIGDTPRDVVAGKKAGAKTIGVATGRYSSEELIKSKVDFIMDDLTDEKSFIENIGL, encoded by the coding sequence ATGACAAATAGTATTTTAGCTCTTTTTGATATTGATGGAACCTTAGTCAGAGGGGCTCGTTGTCACTACCAAGCATTTGTACACGCCGTCGGTAAGTTCTATGGTATGAAAGAAGACATAAGCGGTATAAACTATGCTGGCAAAACTGACCCTCAAATTCTTAGAGAAGTATTGGAATTGGGAAAATTTAAAGAAGATACTATTAAAAAGAATTTTCAGAATTGTTTGGATTATATGATTCAATATTATCTGGAAAATGTGCACCTGGAAAATGTCAAAGCACTTGATGGTGCTAAAAATCTCTTGAATCTGCTTGAAAAAGAAGAAGTTCTTTTGGGACTTACCACTGGGAATTTAGAGCCTATAGCTTATGCTAAGTTGAATCGTGCAGGTTTAGATGAATATTTTCCTTTTGGTGGTTTTGGTAGTGACTATGCTGAACGCTCCCTGCTTGTTAAAAAAGCAATTAAAGTAGCCAGATATGAGTTTAATTTTAAGGGAGATGAAATTTTTGTAATTGGAGATACTCCCCGAGATGTGGTGGCAGGTAAAAAAGCAGGTGCAAAAACCATTGGTGTTGCCACCGGCCGCTACAGTTCTGAAGAACTAATAAAATCGAAAGTTGATTTTATAATGGATGATTTGACTGATGAAAAGAGTTTCATTGAAAATATAGGATTATAA
- a CDS encoding transcriptional regulator — MRKLLWWLIAGSTGGPNRAKIIMTLHKRPSNANQLSENLKLNYKTVRHHLKILEENDVITTTGKKKYGEIYFLSEKMEENYDTFKDIWNELE, encoded by the coding sequence ATGAGAAAACTACTTTGGTGGTTAATTGCAGGCTCAACCGGAGGGCCTAACCGTGCTAAAATTATAATGACACTGCATAAAAGACCATCAAATGCTAATCAACTTTCAGAAAATCTAAAATTAAATTATAAAACCGTAAGGCATCACTTAAAGATTTTAGAAGAAAACGATGTTATCACCACTACAGGTAAGAAGAAATATGGTGAAATATATTTTCTTTCAGAAAAGATGGAAGAAAACTATGATACTTTTAAGGATATCTGGAATGAATTGGAATAA
- a CDS encoding ATP phosphoribosyltransferase — protein MKLRIALPSKGRISDPAVKLLGKAGIGLKDTANRKLFSETHDNDISVMFTRAADIPEFVADGAADLGITGLDLIGEKGVDVEILEDLNFGRAKLVLAAPEDSKINNISDIDDDAIVATEFPNLTEKYLKDNGINAKIVELSGSTEIAPFIGVADIIVDLTSTGTTLKMNHLKIIDTVVESSVKLVANKESYNAKEEKIEAVRTGIKGVIDAEGKKLVMMNVDEKHLKAIKKAMPGLTGPTVSQVLSNNGVVAVHAVVDEKKVFKLVNKLKMIGARDILVVPIERII, from the coding sequence ATGAAATTAAGAATTGCCTTACCATCCAAGGGGAGAATAAGTGATCCTGCCGTTAAACTTTTAGGAAAGGCAGGAATTGGTTTAAAGGATACAGCTAATAGAAAACTGTTCTCAGAAACACATGATAATGATATAAGTGTAATGTTTACTCGTGCTGCAGACATACCCGAATTCGTTGCTGACGGCGCCGCAGATTTAGGAATAACTGGATTAGACCTTATAGGAGAAAAAGGTGTTGATGTAGAAATTTTAGAAGATTTAAACTTTGGAAGAGCTAAACTCGTTCTGGCAGCTCCGGAAGATTCTAAAATCAATAATATATCTGATATAGATGATGATGCAATTGTTGCTACAGAATTTCCCAATTTAACAGAAAAATATCTAAAAGATAACGGAATTAATGCTAAAATAGTGGAACTTAGCGGATCAACAGAAATAGCTCCTTTTATAGGGGTGGCAGATATAATCGTTGATCTAACCAGTACAGGAACCACACTCAAGATGAATCATCTGAAAATTATCGACACGGTTGTAGAAAGTTCTGTAAAACTTGTAGCTAATAAAGAAAGCTATAATGCCAAGGAAGAGAAGATTGAAGCTGTAAGGACTGGTATTAAAGGAGTTATTGATGCTGAAGGTAAAAAACTGGTTATGATGAATGTGGATGAAAAACATCTAAAAGCCATAAAAAAGGCTATGCCCGGACTCACCGGCCCAACTGTGTCACAAGTTTTATCCAATAATGGTGTGGTGGCAGTCCACGCTGTGGTGGATGAAAAAAAAGTTTTTAAACTAGTAAATAAGCTTAAAATGATAGGTGCCAGGGATATCCTGGTGGTTCCAATTGAAAGAATAATATAA
- a CDS encoding lipoprotein-releasing system ATP-binding protein LolD has product MNEENIIEIKNLKKSYDHGKIKALNGIDLNVQKGEFVSIMGPSGSGKSTLLNMIGALDKADEGYINVAGIDLIETNDLSEFRSKEIGFVFQLHNLIPNLTVLENVQIPMYEGSYTSKKMDKRAKELLKLVGLEDKIDQMPTKLSGGERQRVAIARALVNHPSIILADEPTGSLDSKTGDVILGILKDLHKKENVTLVMVTHEPYVAEMADRKIKVLDGTVAE; this is encoded by the coding sequence ATGAATGAAGAAAATATTATTGAGATTAAAAATCTTAAAAAAAGTTACGACCATGGAAAAATAAAGGCATTAAACGGAATAGACCTAAATGTTCAAAAAGGAGAGTTTGTATCCATAATGGGACCTTCTGGTTCTGGAAAATCAACTCTACTTAATATGATAGGGGCTCTGGATAAGGCTGATGAAGGATATATTAATGTTGCAGGCATAGATTTAATTGAAACTAATGATTTAAGTGAATTTAGATCAAAAGAGATAGGCTTTGTATTTCAACTTCATAATCTAATACCTAACCTGACTGTTCTAGAGAATGTTCAGATTCCAATGTATGAAGGAAGTTATACCAGTAAAAAAATGGATAAAAGGGCTAAAGAACTTTTAAAATTAGTTGGCCTCGAAGATAAAATAGATCAAATGCCTACCAAACTTTCCGGTGGTGAAAGACAGAGAGTAGCAATTGCAAGAGCGTTAGTGAATCATCCTTCTATAATATTAGCCGATGAACCAACGGGTTCATTGGATTCAAAAACAGGAGATGTTATTTTGGGTATTCTAAAGGATCTCCACAAAAAAGAGAATGTCACTCTGGTAATGGTTACTCATGAGCCCTACGTGGCTGAAATGGCCGATCGAAAGATTAAAGTTCTTGACGGCACAGTGGCGGAATAG